A region from the Pempheris klunzingeri isolate RE-2024b chromosome 17, fPemKlu1.hap1, whole genome shotgun sequence genome encodes:
- the gpr139 gene encoding probable G-protein coupled receptor 139, producing MEHSHIFPVFSPNGSTWSPGQHPSEVAQGCPLGPLPVIYYSVLLCLGLPANILTVVILSQLVLRRQKSSYNYLLALAAADILVLLLIVFVDFILEDFILAAPLPPSLNNAVQVLEFSSIHTSIWITVPLTIDRYIAVCHPLRYHTVSYPARTRRVIFAVYIGCLLSAAPYYWWPELWHSLPGVGSGGDGGEEGDRRTVAQHVLVWAHCATVYLLPCTVFFSLNAVIVRKLRRRRSCFRLRGYSTGKTTAILLAITSIFAVLWAPRTLMILYHFYSPPPASQGAGRLLHMLTDLANMLALLNTGVNFFLYCFISKRFRGMAANVLRALIHCRKQPPPFYASHNFSITSSPWISPANSHCIKMLVYQYDKNGKPICISS from the exons ATGGAGCACAGCCACATCTTccctgttttttccccaaatggGAGCACCTGGAGCCCGGGGCAGCATCCCTCTGAGGTTGCCCAGGGATGCCCCCTCGGACCACTGCCTGTCATCTACTACAGCGTCCTGCTCTGTCTCGGCCTGCCGG CTAACATCCTGACAGTGGTCATCCTGTCCCAGCTGGTGCTGCGTCGTCAGAAGTCCTCCTACAACTATCTCCTGGCTCTGGCAGCCGCCGACATCCTAGTCCTGCTCCTCATTGTTTTTGTCGACTTCATATTGGAGGATTTTATTTTGGCCGCGCCGCTGCCTCCATCGCTAAACAACGCAGTGCAGGTCCTGGAGTTCTCCTCCATCCACACCTCCATCTGGATCACTGTGCCTCTCACCATTGATCGTTACATCGCTGTGTGCCACCCGCTGCGCTACCACACGGTCTCCTACCCAGCCCGCACAAGAAGGGTGATATTTGCTGTGTACATTGGGTGCttgctctctgcagctccttATTACTGGTGGCCTGAGCTGTGGCACAGCCTGCCTGGGGTGGGCAGCggtggtgatggaggagaagagggcGACAGGAGAACCGTGGCCCAGCATGTCCTGGTGTGGGCTCACTGCGCCACCGTCTACCTCCTCCCCTGCACCGTCTTCTTCTCCCTCAACGCTGTCATTGTGCGTAAGCTGCGCAGACGCCGCAGCTGTTTCCGTCTGCGTGGCTACTCCACCGGCAAGACCACTGCCATTCTCCTCGCCATCACCTCCATTTTCGCTGTTTTGTGGGCCCCGCGCACCCTCATGATCCTCTACCACTTCTACTCCCCACCTCCTGCCTCGCAAGGAGCCGGACGACTGCTCCACATGCTCACCGATCTGGCCAACATGCTGGCGTTGCTCAACACCGGTGTCAACTTCTTCCTCTACTGCTTCATCAGCAAGCGTTTCCGAGGCATGGCGGCCAACGTGCTGCGAGCCCTAATCCACTGCCGGAAGCAGCCACCACCATTCTATGCCAGCCACAACTTTTCCATCACAAGCAGCCCCTGGATCTCACCAGCCAACTCCCACTGCATCAAAATGTTGGTGTATCAGTACGACAAAAATGGAAAGCCCATCTGTATTTCCTCTTGA
- the proza gene encoding protein Z, vitamin K-dependent plasma glycoprotein a: MCSSTTSAAVLCLLAGAVAAIQTPQTVFLDKQQASTVISRQKRNVDGSNPAPPGLEQICMEKVCTYEQARSVFQDSYRTDIFWAVYIDGDQCAEKPCKNGAMCSDSVGGYDCVCKTGFTGIHCETDQTLCTLEKDKGCSQFCKPGYLSYECSCARGWKLKSNDRNKCEPTVRFPCGHVNSLSRWKDRQSTIIRDNFEGLSCTSSECPWQALLKSSESTGYCSGVILKENLVLTSAQCANKYMSFQVAVGKRSTNYEHGEQTLYVKHVHVHPRYVEERPENDLAVIELRDRIVLKKEVIPVCLPERDFAESVLMAGNFSATITGWKKPEEALPVQGQLTVNQLEYKSLPQCLETHPSLMTNKMGCTTPRAKADCTMSSGSPLLTLYRDVFFLTGVVSQPREADCSKGFIFQKVSRYLGWLQPLMNSR, from the exons ATGTGCTCCTCAACCACATCTGCCGctgtgctgtgtctgctggcGGGGGCCGTGGCTGCCATTCAGACCCCCCAGACAG tgtttttggacaaGCAGCAGGCGAGCACGGTGATCTCCCGCCAGAAGAGGAACGTGGACGGCAGTAACCCGGCTCCCCCCGGCCTGGAGCAGATTTGCATGGAGAAAGTGTGCACCTACGAGCAGGCCAGAAGCGTCTTCCAGGACTCGTACCGCACG GACATCTTCTGGGCTGTCTACATTG ACGGAGACCAGTGTGCAGAGAAACCCTGCAAGAACGGAGCCATGTGTTCGGACAGCGTGGGAGGCTACGACTGCGTCTGCAAGACGGGTTTCACGGGCATCCACTGCGAAACGG ACCAGACTCTGTGCACCCTGGAAAAGGACAAGGGCTGCTCCCAGTTCTGTAAACCCGGCTACTTATCCTACGAGTGCTCCTGCGCCAGAGGATGGAAGCTCAAAAGCAACGACAGGAACAAGTGTGAGCCTACAG TCAGGTTCCCCTGTGGTCACGTGAACAGTCTGAGCCGCTGGAAAGACCGACAGTCCACCATCATTCGCGACAACTTTGAAGGGCTCAGCTGCACCTCCTCAGAGTGCCCCTGGCAG GCTCTCCTGAAGAGTTCAGAGTCCACAGGTTACTGCAGCGGAGTCATCCTGAAGGAGAACCTGGTCTTAACGTCAGCTCAGTGTGCCAACAAATACATGAGCTTCCAGGTGGCCGTGG gcAAGCGCAGCACCAACTATGAACACGGAGAGCAGACGCTGTACGTAAAACACGTTCACGTCCACCCGCGCTACGTGGAGGAACGCCCTGAAAACGACCTGGCTGTGATTGAGCTCCGCGACCGGATCGTCTTGAAGAAAGAGGTCATTCCCGTCTGTCTGCCAGAGAGAGACTTTGCCGAGAGCGTCCTGATGGCGGGAAATTTCTCGGCCACGATCACCGGCTGGAAAAAGCCAGAAGAGGCGTTACCTGTCCAGGGCCAGCTCACCGTTAACCAACTGGAGTACAAATCCCTGCCGCAGTGTCTGGAGACTCATCCCAGCCTGATGACCAATAAAATGGGCTGTACCACTCCCCGGGCCAAAGCCGACTGCACCATGAGCTCCGGCAGCCCCCTGCTCACCTTGTACAGGGACGTGTTCTTCCTCACTGGGGTGGTAAGCCAGCCGCGAGAAGCCGACTGCAGCAAAGGCTTCATCTTCCAGAAAGTGTCGCGCTACCTTGGCTGGCTGCAGCCGCTCATGAATTCACGTTAG